A window of Flavobacterium flavigenum contains these coding sequences:
- the hemC gene encoding hydroxymethylbilane synthase, with amino-acid sequence MAQKVIRIGTRDSELALWQAHTVEKKLNDLGFKTEIVAVKSQGDIILDKPLYELGITGIFTKTLDIAMINGDIDIAVHSMKDVPTALPKGIVQAAVLPRANVLDILVHKGDPDFTNPSTIATGSLRRQAQWFNKYPNHTVVDLRGNVNTRMQKLQDNNWDGAVFAAAGLERINLKPENYINLDWMIPAPAQGAMLVVAMENDNYTLDALSQLNDIETEICTHIERQFLRTLEGGCTAPIGALVTYNEDEDTLHFQGVLLSIDGKQKLEINKTVDISEWKKLGFNSAQEILNNGGTELMQQIKESLKK; translated from the coding sequence ATGGCTCAAAAAGTTATCAGAATAGGAACCCGCGATAGTGAGCTCGCACTTTGGCAGGCCCACACAGTCGAAAAAAAATTAAATGATTTAGGCTTTAAGACTGAAATTGTTGCCGTAAAATCCCAGGGAGATATTATTCTCGACAAACCTCTTTACGAACTCGGCATCACGGGAATCTTTACTAAAACTTTAGACATTGCCATGATTAATGGCGATATTGATATTGCGGTGCATTCGATGAAGGATGTTCCAACAGCTTTACCAAAAGGTATTGTTCAGGCTGCAGTTTTACCAAGAGCGAATGTTTTAGACATTTTAGTCCATAAAGGAGATCCTGATTTTACAAATCCAAGTACTATCGCAACCGGAAGTCTGCGCCGTCAGGCACAATGGTTTAATAAATATCCAAATCATACTGTAGTTGATTTACGCGGCAACGTAAATACGCGTATGCAGAAATTACAGGATAACAACTGGGACGGAGCTGTTTTTGCAGCAGCAGGTTTAGAACGGATCAATCTAAAACCAGAAAACTACATCAACTTAGATTGGATGATTCCCGCGCCGGCACAAGGAGCAATGCTGGTTGTGGCAATGGAAAATGACAATTATACTTTAGATGCACTTTCGCAGTTAAATGATATCGAAACAGAAATTTGCACTCATATCGAACGCCAATTTTTAAGAACGCTTGAAGGTGGATGTACAGCACCGATTGGAGCTTTGGTTACCTATAACGAAGACGAAGACACTTTACATTTTCAAGGAGTTTTACTTTCTATTGACGGAAAACAGAAACTGGAAATAAACAAAACAGTTGATATTTCAGAATGGAAAAAACTAGGTTTCAATTCGGCTCAGGAGATTTTGAATAATGGCGGAACGGAATTGATGCAGCAAATCAAAGAATCCCTGAAAAAATAA
- the hemF gene encoding oxygen-dependent coproporphyrinogen oxidase, translating into MKDKFYAYIQNLQDQICAGLEAVDGTTKFREDLWKRPEGGGGRTRVIENGAVFEKGGVNISAVHGKLPETMQKMFGVGEADFFACGLSLVIHPKSPMVPTVHANWRYFEMYDESGNVIQQWFGGGQDLTPYYLFEEDAKHFHQTCKTACDKHNPEFYPKYKKQCDSYFWNAHRNEARGLGGLFFDYCKANDSMSMENWYNFVTEVGNSFLEAYVPIVERRKNLPYTQEQRTWQEIRRGRYVEFNLVHDKGTLFGLKTNGRIESILMSLPPHVQWVYDHHPEAGSEEEKLIKVLENPVDWI; encoded by the coding sequence ATGAAAGACAAATTTTATGCCTACATACAAAATTTACAAGACCAGATCTGTGCAGGATTAGAAGCTGTTGACGGAACAACAAAATTCCGTGAAGACCTTTGGAAACGTCCAGAAGGTGGCGGCGGAAGAACACGTGTTATAGAAAATGGAGCCGTTTTCGAAAAAGGTGGCGTAAACATTTCGGCTGTTCATGGAAAACTTCCTGAAACCATGCAGAAGATGTTTGGCGTTGGTGAAGCTGATTTCTTTGCCTGTGGATTAAGTTTGGTGATTCATCCAAAAAGTCCAATGGTTCCGACAGTTCATGCCAACTGGCGCTATTTTGAAATGTACGATGAGTCTGGAAATGTAATCCAGCAATGGTTTGGAGGCGGACAGGATTTAACGCCATATTATTTGTTTGAAGAAGATGCGAAACACTTTCATCAAACCTGCAAAACAGCCTGTGACAAACACAATCCGGAGTTTTATCCAAAATATAAAAAACAGTGTGATTCGTATTTTTGGAATGCGCACAGAAACGAAGCCCGAGGACTTGGCGGTTTATTCTTTGATTACTGCAAAGCAAATGATTCAATGTCAATGGAAAACTGGTACAATTTTGTAACCGAAGTCGGAAACAGTTTCCTTGAAGCTTATGTTCCAATTGTAGAAAGAAGAAAAAACCTTCCTTATACTCAGGAACAAAGAACGTGGCAGGAAATTCGCCGTGGACGCTATGTAGAGTTTAATCTGGTTCATGACAAAGGCACTTTATTCGGTTTAAAAACCAATGGAAGAATAGAAAGTATCCTCATGAGTTTGCCTCCACACGTGCAATGGGTTTACGATCACCATCCGGAAGCTGGAAGCGAAGAAGAAAAACTGATAAAAGTACTCGAAAATCCTGTAGACTGGATTTAA
- the hemE gene encoding uroporphyrinogen decarboxylase, with protein sequence MLKNDLFLKALKGETVQRPPVWMMRQAGRYLPEFRALRDKYDFFTRCETPELAAEITVQPIRRIAPDAAILFSDILVVPRAMGIHVELKDNLGPIIPDPIRTMEQVNQVFVPDVNETLGYVFDAVKLTKEMLNDEVPLIGFAGSPWTIFCYAVEGKGSKSFDTAKGFCFSNPIAAHTLLQKITDTTILYLKEKVKSGVNAVQIFDSWGGMLSPVDYQEFSWKYINQIVDALAEVTPVIVFGKGCWFALNEMGKSKASALGVDWTCSARNARYLSGGNVTLQGNFDPSRLLSPIPTIKKMVHEMIDEFGKDKYIVNLGHGILPNIPVDHAKAFIDAVKEYGQ encoded by the coding sequence ATGTTAAAAAACGACCTATTTTTAAAAGCTTTAAAAGGAGAAACAGTACAGCGTCCACCAGTATGGATGATGCGTCAGGCAGGAAGATATTTACCTGAATTCAGAGCCCTGCGTGATAAATATGATTTCTTTACGCGATGTGAAACTCCGGAATTGGCTGCAGAAATTACAGTTCAGCCTATTCGCAGAATTGCTCCGGATGCAGCTATTCTTTTTTCAGATATTTTGGTTGTTCCAAGAGCAATGGGAATTCACGTGGAATTAAAAGACAATTTAGGTCCGATTATTCCGGATCCGATTCGCACCATGGAACAGGTAAATCAGGTTTTTGTTCCGGATGTAAACGAAACTTTAGGTTATGTTTTTGACGCTGTGAAATTGACTAAAGAAATGCTGAACGATGAGGTTCCGTTAATTGGTTTTGCAGGTTCGCCATGGACCATTTTTTGCTATGCGGTTGAAGGAAAAGGTTCTAAAAGTTTTGATACTGCAAAAGGATTCTGTTTTTCAAACCCAATTGCAGCTCACACTTTATTACAAAAAATCACAGATACTACTATTTTATACTTAAAAGAAAAAGTAAAATCGGGGGTAAATGCCGTTCAGATTTTTGATTCATGGGGCGGAATGCTTTCTCCGGTTGATTATCAGGAATTCTCATGGAAATACATCAACCAAATCGTTGACGCTCTGGCTGAGGTTACTCCGGTAATTGTTTTCGGAAAAGGATGTTGGTTTGCATTGAATGAAATGGGTAAAAGTAAAGCTTCTGCACTTGGAGTTGACTGGACGTGTTCTGCAAGAAATGCACGTTATTTATCTGGTGGAAATGTTACTTTACAAGGAAATTTCGATCCTTCAAGATTACTTTCGCCAATTCCGACTATCAAGAAAATGGTTCACGAAATGATCGACGAATTCGGAAAAGACAAATATATTGTAAATTTAGGTCACGGAATTTTACCAAATATCCCCGTAGATCATGCTAAGGCATTTATTGATGCAGTTAAGGAATATGGACAATAA
- a CDS encoding uroporphyrinogen-III synthase, whose protein sequence is MANPVQILSTKILSPLHKQELMKYGIEVIEADFIKTENKPFELKDLNESLIFTSQNAVHSILSHPKSEQLKKKNVYCVGLKTKTLLTDNGFNVVAYTGYAADLAEIITLIYGSESYTFFSGNLRRDTLPEALKENGIKFNEIQVYDTTLQPQKIKGNPEAILFFSPSGVKSYLKDNKIQKQICFCIGDTTADALAKITKNIIIADQPTIEDVIEDVIHEYK, encoded by the coding sequence ATGGCAAATCCAGTTCAGATATTATCTACTAAAATATTATCGCCTCTTCATAAGCAGGAATTGATGAAATATGGTATTGAAGTAATCGAAGCTGATTTCATCAAAACCGAAAACAAACCTTTCGAATTAAAAGACCTCAACGAAAGTCTGATTTTTACCAGTCAAAATGCCGTTCACAGCATTTTGTCTCATCCAAAATCAGAACAGCTGAAAAAGAAAAACGTGTATTGCGTTGGACTTAAGACCAAAACCTTATTGACCGATAACGGGTTCAATGTTGTTGCGTATACAGGTTATGCTGCGGATTTAGCCGAAATCATTACTTTGATTTATGGAAGTGAAAGCTATACTTTTTTCAGCGGAAATCTTAGAAGAGATACTTTGCCTGAAGCTTTAAAAGAAAACGGAATTAAATTCAATGAAATTCAGGTTTACGACACAACATTACAGCCTCAGAAAATAAAAGGAAATCCCGAAGCGATTTTGTTTTTTAGCCCGTCCGGTGTTAAAAGTTATCTGAAAGACAATAAAATTCAAAAACAAATCTGTTTCTGCATTGGTGATACCACCGCAGATGCTTTAGCTAAAATCACCAAAAACATTATCATCGCAGATCAGCCTACAATTGAGGACGTGATTGAAGATGTAATTCACGAATATAAATAA